A segment of the Butyrivibrio fibrisolvens genome:
TTATATGTATAAAGAAGTGTCCCGCTTGCAGAACCTTTTTTCCAGCCTGTCTCTCCTCTTTTTTTGTAATCAAGAAGGTATTCCTCCCTGTTACCTCTTATGATCCAGACTTTGAAAAACTTCTGCATCATGTATATCATTTCCATAGTTTTTTGAGGATTGGGACAGTCGGTTACATAATCTCCAAGAAGGGCAAAATTGGTGATCCCTTTCTCGCAGGCTTTGTCAAAGCAGGCCTGAAGGGCGCTATGATTTGAATGTATGTCACTAAAAACAGCTATATCCATTCGTATCTCCGGAAGATGTTTTTCTTTGATTGTAACATATACTCCTTTATCTGCCCATCAGTTCTCTTCCACGAAATGCATATGAAGGATACAATGTATAACCATTCTCCAGCGTTTCTGTTGATATTTCATGAGACTTTGCACCAACAGCCTCAATATCTCCATCCGTGATGTCATATGTGAAAACGGTGTATGATTCATCTTCTTCGGGAACAACTACGTATATGAATTCTTTTCCATCTTCTTTGTGAACGTAATAATAATCTATAATAGTGGAGCAAGACTTAAACTTCTTTTTAATAGTTTCACTCTTGCCATCCAAAGTGAGAATAAGCGCTTTTTCTGGTATATATCCATCTTTGTACTCACCATCATCAACAAATTCCAGCTTGATCCCGTTCTCATCTGCTTTGCTGCTGCCATCATAAGCTGTATGATATGTCACATAATTACTTTCATCATCCGGAATAAACTTTTCACCGATCACATCTTCATATTCGTCATAACCTATAACAACATCTGAAGCTCCAAAGTTGTAAGAGGTAATCTCGTAAACATTAAATATAAAATGAATACCATCTTTTGCAAAATACCAGTTGTATGGGTATTCAGCCTTATCCGAATCTGAAGAATCCGACTCTTTTGGCTCGAATTTGTAATGAGAAAGCGCATCTTCGAGATTATAGAACTGATCCTCATCTTCCTCAATTGCGTGGAGTTCTTCTGCAAGAATTTCGTTGAGTTCATCTTCAGTGCAGGTTAAAACATCACCTATCTTCAGCTCTTCTCCGGTCTGAGTGTCATAGGTAAAACCATAACTATTTATATTACTGTGAGGTCCACCATAAAACTCATCTATGGTTGTTACTGTGCTGACCAGAGTATCGTCAACACGAATCACATTGACATTTTCGTAGTATGAATATGGTCCGCAGAAATAGTAGTCATTATCAACAGCATCTTCGTATGCTGATTTTGCAAGCTCTGTTGTCTCAAGTGTGATCTTTTCCTGCTCTTTGATCCTGGCTTCAGCATGCTTATTAATGGCTTCACAAAGCTCTTTATAATCGCTATCTTCATCCATCATCAAAACTGCATATTTTCCCTCAAAAAGCACCCCGTCTTCAAGGTTTTTCTCGGCATCTGAAGATTTCTTTTTGCCGTCATAAGTGTTTTGGACTTCTTTATAGGCAATCTTAAAGTCCCAGTCGAAATCATCGGATTTTTCCTGCAAATGCGGTGAACTGATCACATTGTCTCCTGCCGCATTGCTACTAAAACTGCAGCCACATGTGGCTAATGCTATAACTAATGATGCTCCCGTTAAAAATGTCTTTTTTTTCATAGCTCACATCTCCCCAAAATACTTTAATTCATATTTTGTTGTTAAATTACAATATGAGGTAGGTGTCAAAAGTTCCTTTTGACCCTTACGTCATTCTATTGTTTAGATACCACAGTTCTTCTTGGTTTTCAGAGGTACTTAGATGATCACTTATCTCTCTGCCGTTTTTATCATAGTAGATAATAGTTGCTTCGGGATAAGATTCTTCTATACTTATAAGGCCGCTAAAAAAGAGATTCTTATATGGGTAAAATCTGACAAAAGTATTATCAAATTGTTCTAATTCCATCACATATTTTTCACCATCTCTTGTTATCACTTCCTCTGTTTGCGTAAAGAAAACCTTATAATTGAGGGGCAGTGATCATATCTGTTGCAGGAAGTCTATTTTATCCATCCAGCTCTGATATAAGTTCTTCATAGGTCAATGACATATCTATCTGACCCAAAGTTACATTTTCGTATTCATCAATTTCTTCTGTTTCCAGAGTATCCTGTGTAGCTGCGAGTGAAGCTACACGAACTGCATAATCATCTTCGAATGAATATACATCAATCCTGAACCAACTACCTTCGACCTTTTTTATGATCAGTTCAGGCATGCCGTCTTCATCAAGATCCTGAAGTCCATAATTATACTCATAATCATCAAGATCACGAATATACGCTACCTGCGAATAAGCTTCCTTATACGAAGAATAGGAACCGTTACTGCCATATTTCAAAAGAAACGCCTTAAGATTATCCTCTGTAAGATCTCCATCAATGCCGTCGTTAATTGCATCGTCAAGACCGGTAAGCCAATTCGAATAATATCTTCCATTGGAATATGTAACAGTAATTGTCGGGCCTTCATTAGAATCGCCTACTACCAGAATATCCTTGATACCGTCAGCATTGAAATCAAAGAAGTATATATCATCAATTGATGTCATTTCATGCCCGCTATATGTTGTATAAATATATCCCTGCTGATTACCATGGGCTATAAGATATGCAGTTGTTCCATAGGTGTAAATGGTAGACTCACCATAGATTTCAGAATCAAATGTATATGAGTTGTCTGCTCCTTCTTCCCAATGAATGATATTGGAAATAACCTTTACATCATCGCCATCTTTGATAAATGTAAATGTTCTTGATTTGTTATAGTCATAAGCAGGGTCAAGAATTT
Coding sequences within it:
- a CDS encoding RsiV family protein — its product is MKKKTFLTGASLVIALATCGCSFSSNAAGDNVISSPHLQEKSDDFDWDFKIAYKEVQNTYDGKKKSSDAEKNLEDGVLFEGKYAVLMMDEDSDYKELCEAINKHAEARIKEQEKITLETTELAKSAYEDAVDNDYYFCGPYSYYENVNVIRVDDTLVSTVTTIDEFYGGPHSNINSYGFTYDTQTGEELKIGDVLTCTEDELNEILAEELHAIEEDEDQFYNLEDALSHYKFEPKESDSSDSDKAEYPYNWYFAKDGIHFIFNVYEITSYNFGASDVVIGYDEYEDVIGEKFIPDDESNYVTYHTAYDGSSKADENGIKLEFVDDGEYKDGYIPEKALILTLDGKSETIKKKFKSCSTIIDYYYVHKEDGKEFIYVVVPEEDESYTVFTYDITDGDIEAVGAKSHEISTETLENGYTLYPSYAFRGRELMGR